The [Eubacterium] eligens ATCC 27750 genome segment CTTGCAATTGCAAGAGCAGCGGTAGCAGACCCACCTGTACTTATTCTTGATGAAGCTACTTCATCTATTGATACAAGAACAGAGCGACTTGTCCAGAAGGGTATGGATGCGCTTATGTCAGGAAGAACATCATTTGTTATTGCCCACAGACTTTCTACAGTCCGCAATGCAGACTGTATTATGGTTATGGAGCAGGGAAGAATTATCGAGCGTGGAACACACGACCAGCTCATGGAAGAGAAGGGCAGATATTATCAGTTGTATACTGGTAAGAGCATATCAGCGTAGACAGAAACAAAAAAGCAGGTGAGGAAAATCCTACCTGCTTTTTATTATGTAATAAGATTATTATTATGCATTAATATTAAGATGTCTTGGAAGACCGTCTACCATGATTGGTGAAAGCTCAGCCTGGATAAGTGGTCTGATGTAGTGGATGAGGTCGTCTGTTACGAAGTCATCATCTGTAATCCACTCAAGAGGAACTTTCTTCTCGATGTTAGCAATCTGGTGAACATCATTAGTCTCTGTGATGCACATATATGGATCATCAGAAACTCTCTTAAGAACAACAACCTTACCTGTCTCGCCTTCAAATGCAGCCTTAACAGCAGCACCACCAACGTTGTATGCTTCTGTGATATCTGTACGGCTTGTCATATGAGCTGCACAACGCTGAAGTGTTGAAAGCTCGATAGCACGAGTCTTGATGCCAAGTTCAGCACCAATCTTGTTAGCAAGGAATTTAGCTGAGCCAGCAAGCTGCTTGTGACCAAATGCATCTACGAATTCTACATGCTCTGAAAGCTCGAATACATATCTTCCGTCAGCAACCTTAATACCTTCTGAAACAGCGATAACCATTGAACGGCCCTTAGCTGCAATTTCTTTAACTCTTGCCATGAAATGGTCGATATCAAATACTTTCTCTGGAAGGTAGATAAGGTCTACACCTTCGCAGTCATCACTCTTTGCAAGAGCAGCAGCGGCTGTAAGCCATCCGGCATTACGTCCCATAATCTCTACAATAGTAACTGTAGGATAATCATATACAAGACCATCTCTGATGATTTCCTTCATAGTAGCTGCGATAAACTTGGCAGCAGAACCAAATCCTGGTGTGTGGTCTGTAACAGCTAAGTCATTATCAATAGTCTT includes the following:
- a CDS encoding 6-phosphofructokinase, which translates into the protein MDGNVIVGQSGGPTSVINSSLAGVYKTAIDRGAKKVYGMLHGIKGLLDGQYVDLSEKINSTMDIDLLKRTPSSYLGSCRYKLPEISEDRETFDKIFKILDDLDIKYFFYIGGNDSMDTIKKLSDYAIVTGSDIKFMGVPKTIDNDLAVTDHTPGFGSAAKFIAATMKEIIRDGLVYDYPTVTIVEIMGRNAGWLTAAAALAKSDDCEGVDLIYLPEKVFDIDHFMARVKEIAAKGRSMVIAVSEGIKVADGRYVFELSEHVEFVDAFGHKQLAGSAKFLANKIGAELGIKTRAIELSTLQRCAAHMTSRTDITEAYNVGGAAVKAAFEGETGKVVVLKRVSDDPYMCITETNDVHQIANIEKKVPLEWITDDDFVTDDLIHYIRPLIQAELSPIMVDGLPRHLNINA